From a region of the Nostoc sp. ATCC 53789 genome:
- a CDS encoding TnsA endonuclease N-terminal domain-containing protein: MNEFEFEDWCRQQQLATHTIDLIALLRKSPPSRRVQGRTKNVCGVYPSSKMGVTIQFESHTVELWAIYLMEHDPKVLEFYDQPPPFKIQYKNQAGRNIGHYHTPDFFVLRHDGACWEEWKTVKEVEKLAQKYPGRYQKTASGHWRCPPGEAHASQFGLKYCVRTDAELNPVFTQNLMFLSDYLGFKSNLTTNVHSIVLAYLEANPGITIAALLQELNDVCANDIYIMIATELLYVDLFAVPLVEHWRTRLWVSQQTHDAYTHVSVVGVTTKNAPNSLTTLLPNTALEWDSALWTLVNYGETTTTLLPESGFPIQLPTAFFLQLFDSGTIKIHNGVTDATINETVRTLMEAASPVHLKEANRKFNIVQAYFQRHTDIYQDIKERTLRRWVQQFREAEASLGCGYVGLLPRTHQQGNRQPKSPTDSSELLDKFIKEHFETPRQATGASVYRAYVRTCTALNIQPLSNRTFYQRLKKRPTHEQTLKRQGAKAAYATEPFVWELALNTRPHGNRPLEIVHIDHTELDIELRSLATGRLLGRPWLTLLTDAYSRRILAVYLTFDAPSYRSCMMGLRILVQRQGRFPSTLVVDGGKEFHSIYFDTLLARYHCTKKTRPGGKPRFGSVIERLFGTTNTEFIYNLLGNTQASKQPRQLTKTVDPKQLAVWNLGDLYTYLTQWAYSIYDSNHHDSLGASPGVVYNEGLSIAGERLHRSIAYNEEFFMATRPSTPKGQAKVQPGYGIKVNYLYYWSDAFRNPNVEKTLVPVRYDPFDMGVAYAYVDGRWVRCISQYYSTFVGRTEKEVLLAAQEIRQLNKRSATATNLNAKHLADFIANVQEHEALLLQRLRDLESKRLLENLTSSNSSDSSVNQVKERLAVLAQQSEDVASQHVSSRNVEPLDLSSLPILAEYK, encoded by the coding sequence ATGAACGAATTCGAGTTTGAAGATTGGTGTAGGCAACAGCAACTAGCAACCCACACCATTGATTTGATTGCACTCCTCAGGAAATCCCCACCCTCACGTCGGGTACAAGGACGAACCAAGAACGTTTGTGGCGTGTATCCTAGTTCTAAAATGGGGGTCACAATTCAATTCGAGAGCCATACAGTGGAATTATGGGCGATTTACCTGATGGAACACGACCCCAAAGTTTTAGAGTTCTACGACCAGCCACCACCATTCAAAATCCAGTACAAAAATCAAGCAGGGCGTAATATCGGTCACTATCATACCCCTGACTTTTTTGTATTACGTCATGATGGTGCGTGCTGGGAGGAGTGGAAAACAGTTAAGGAAGTAGAGAAATTAGCACAAAAATATCCTGGGCGTTATCAAAAAACAGCATCCGGTCATTGGCGTTGCCCACCAGGAGAAGCCCACGCATCACAATTTGGTCTAAAATACTGCGTTCGTACTGATGCCGAATTGAATCCCGTTTTTACCCAGAACTTAATGTTTTTGTCGGATTACCTAGGATTTAAATCAAATTTGACAACAAATGTACACTCGATAGTTCTGGCTTACCTGGAAGCAAATCCAGGAATAACGATTGCGGCATTGCTACAAGAATTAAATGATGTATGTGCCAATGACATATACATCATGATTGCAACTGAGCTTCTGTACGTGGATTTGTTTGCTGTCCCCTTAGTTGAACATTGGCGGACACGATTATGGGTAAGTCAACAAACTCATGACGCTTATACACACGTATCTGTTGTAGGAGTGACTACAAAGAACGCTCCCAATAGTCTCACAACACTGCTACCTAACACAGCCCTTGAGTGGGATTCGGCGCTATGGACTTTAGTAAACTATGGCGAGACCACAACCACGCTATTACCAGAGTCAGGCTTCCCAATACAGTTACCCACAGCATTTTTTCTCCAGTTATTCGACAGTGGCACCATTAAAATCCATAACGGAGTTACAGATGCAACTATAAATGAAACAGTACGTACTTTAATGGAGGCCGCTTCTCCTGTTCACTTAAAAGAAGCGAACCGAAAATTTAATATAGTACAGGCATATTTTCAGCGCCATACAGATATCTATCAAGACATCAAAGAGCGTACCTTGCGTAGATGGGTACAACAGTTCCGTGAAGCAGAAGCAAGTTTAGGTTGCGGTTATGTTGGGTTACTACCACGGACACATCAGCAAGGGAATCGTCAACCAAAATCGCCCACAGATTCAAGTGAATTATTAGATAAATTTATTAAAGAGCATTTTGAAACACCAAGACAAGCGACAGGCGCTTCAGTATATCGGGCGTATGTCAGAACCTGTACAGCATTAAATATACAACCCCTTAGTAACCGCACTTTCTACCAGCGTTTAAAAAAGCGCCCAACTCATGAGCAGACATTAAAGCGTCAGGGAGCAAAAGCCGCATACGCAACAGAGCCTTTTGTATGGGAACTAGCTTTAAATACACGTCCTCACGGAAACCGGCCTCTGGAGATAGTCCATATTGACCATACCGAACTCGATATTGAATTACGCTCACTTGCTACAGGTCGGCTACTTGGGCGACCTTGGCTAACATTACTGACCGATGCCTATTCCCGGCGAATCTTGGCAGTTTATCTGACTTTTGATGCACCTTCTTACAGGTCTTGCATGATGGGGCTACGTATTTTAGTCCAGCGCCAAGGTCGTTTTCCCTCAACATTGGTTGTAGATGGTGGCAAAGAATTCCACAGTATATACTTTGACACCTTGCTGGCACGTTACCACTGCACCAAGAAAACAAGACCTGGTGGCAAACCCCGCTTTGGGTCAGTAATTGAACGATTATTTGGGACGACAAATACTGAATTTATCTATAACCTACTAGGTAATACCCAAGCAAGTAAACAGCCCCGCCAACTCACCAAAACTGTTGACCCAAAACAGTTAGCTGTTTGGAATTTGGGAGATTTATATACTTACCTGACCCAGTGGGCTTACTCCATTTACGACTCAAATCATCACGACTCATTAGGTGCCTCTCCAGGCGTTGTTTATAACGAAGGGTTGTCAATTGCAGGAGAACGGTTGCACCGAAGTATTGCTTATAACGAAGAGTTCTTCATGGCAACACGTCCTTCCACCCCTAAAGGTCAAGCGAAAGTTCAGCCGGGATATGGGATTAAAGTCAATTATCTCTACTATTGGAGTGATGCTTTCCGCAATCCAAATGTAGAAAAAACATTAGTACCAGTACGCTACGACCCTTTTGATATGGGAGTTGCTTACGCCTATGTTGATGGGCGTTGGGTGAGATGTATCTCTCAGTATTACAGTACTTTCGTTGGACGCACTGAAAAAGAAGTGTTGTTAGCGGCACAAGAAATTAGGCAATTGAACAAACGTAGCGCCACGGCGACAAATTTGAACGCTAAACATTTAGCTGACTTCATTGCCAATGTCCAAGAACATGAAGCCTTGTTGCTGCAAAGATTGCGTGATTTGGAAAGTAAACGCTTACTAGAGAATTTAACGTCTAGTAATTCTTCAGACTCATCAGTAAACCAAGTAAAGGAAAGGTTGGCTGTATTGGCACAACAGAGTGAAGATGTTGCATCGCAGCACGTATCATCTCGAAACGTTGAACCGTTGGATCTAAGTTCACTGCCAATATTAGCGGAATACAAATAG
- a CDS encoding iron-containing redox enzyme family protein, translating into MITRDDFWTIADDARLETEYVADEKLHYLQNASLETLQSICLQYRYFTKDFPDNLGVLVSKLPYGKMKSLIAKILAEELGEGNDKHTHLRLFDDFLLSISISEDVFESSINQENVTLLNEIKQLTLNESPAYAIGLCGMGGECLCQIYLANMHKNLIKNPYIKDNKKSIDWEFWNFHVGDADVIHRQLVREAINEVADADPSCVSDLAAGYQKAKHNWDTFWSNVYRASVPKLQETISVSKI; encoded by the coding sequence ATGATTACACGCGATGATTTCTGGACGATTGCAGATGATGCTCGATTGGAAACTGAATATGTGGCTGATGAGAAGCTACATTATTTACAAAATGCCTCATTGGAGACTCTACAGAGCATATGCCTCCAATATCGGTATTTTACTAAAGACTTCCCTGACAATCTTGGTGTTTTAGTTTCAAAACTTCCCTACGGCAAAATGAAAAGCTTGATAGCAAAAATCTTAGCCGAAGAATTGGGAGAAGGGAATGACAAGCATACACACCTAAGACTATTTGATGATTTCCTTCTTAGTATTAGTATTAGTGAGGATGTATTTGAAAGTTCAATAAATCAGGAAAATGTTACTTTGCTTAATGAGATTAAGCAGCTAACTCTAAATGAGTCACCAGCGTATGCTATTGGTTTGTGCGGTATGGGAGGAGAGTGCCTTTGCCAGATTTATCTGGCTAATATGCATAAAAATCTCATTAAGAATCCTTACATTAAAGATAATAAAAAAAGCATTGATTGGGAATTCTGGAATTTCCATGTAGGTGATGCTGATGTTATTCATCGTCAACTAGTCAGGGAGGCGATTAATGAAGTAGCAGATGCTGATCCTTCTTGCGTGAGTGATCTAGCTGCTGGTTACCAGAAAGCTAAACATAATTGGGACACATTCTGGAGTAATGTTTACAGAGCATCTGTACCTAAATTACAGGAAACAATCTCCGTCTCTAAAATTTAA
- a CDS encoding relaxase/mobilization nuclease domain-containing protein codes for MITKVKANKSFRGTTKYVLEKEKAKIIGGNMYGQSTNELVEQFTLSAHLNPQLKDPCYHLMLSVPKSDRTLNDDKLANLSQRHLASVIVLSRLQGDESQVKQPDKRIANTKLKQLVDEFIETELPAYDFFIARHSDKEHDHTHIVASRVNNLDGKSIRTWNNYAHSEHSARLLEREFQLTPVQSSWESKQKAMTRNQLERVERDGLPGEEIMRRAIEQVAADKPTMPQLIERLWREHQVKSIVSYYGHGGVRGIKFGIDIGSFNEDGSPRLLWKQGGNLNKYKCSFTKLQSELGINYDPKRDDSEINHLNNFLESVDNNQVNQQIISTIFPKKSSSYSRN; via the coding sequence ATGATTACCAAAGTCAAGGCTAACAAATCATTTCGTGGCACTACGAAATATGTGCTTGAGAAAGAGAAAGCCAAAATCATTGGCGGGAATATGTACGGTCAAAGTACCAATGAACTTGTAGAGCAGTTTACCTTATCAGCCCATCTTAACCCGCAGCTAAAAGACCCATGCTACCACTTAATGCTTAGTGTACCGAAAAGTGATAGAACGCTAAATGATGACAAATTAGCTAATCTGTCTCAACGTCACTTGGCATCTGTCATTGTACTGTCGCGGCTTCAAGGTGATGAATCCCAAGTCAAACAACCAGATAAAAGGATAGCTAACACCAAACTCAAACAGCTAGTTGATGAATTTATTGAGACAGAACTACCAGCCTATGACTTCTTCATAGCGCGGCACTCTGATAAAGAACACGACCACACCCATATCGTTGCATCTAGAGTTAATAACCTAGATGGTAAATCCATACGTACTTGGAATAATTACGCCCATTCGGAACACTCCGCTCGACTACTAGAGCGAGAATTTCAGCTAACCCCAGTACAAAGCAGTTGGGAAAGTAAACAGAAAGCTATGACTCGTAATCAGCTTGAACGGGTCGAACGCGATGGACTTCCAGGCGAAGAAATAATGCGCCGAGCGATTGAGCAAGTGGCAGCAGATAAACCCACAATGCCCCAGCTAATTGAGCGCTTATGGAGAGAGCATCAAGTTAAATCTATCGTCAGTTATTACGGTCACGGTGGGGTAAGGGGTATCAAGTTTGGTATTGATATTGGCTCATTTAATGAAGATGGTAGCCCTCGCCTGCTCTGGAAACAGGGAGGTAATCTCAATAAATATAAGTGTTCCTTTACAAAGCTCCAGTCTGAATTGGGGATAAACTACGACCCTAAACGTGATGATAGCGAAATTAACCACTTAAATAATTTCTTAGAATCTGTAGATAATAACCAAGTTAATCAACAAATAATATCAACCATCTTCCCGAAAAAAAGCTCAAGCTATAGCCGAAACTAA
- a CDS encoding L-lactate permease, with translation MKIILALLPLGVSIFTLVVLQRDGKQAGIATLMTTIVLTFIFPPFHLLPRQLLIALGQGLSASLLIFYLLLPSLLLYHLLQATGGMNILGWGITRLVPNRDLQVLLLVMGLAPFAESVSGFGVGTILVIPIFVALEFGLGHSAILGILGQMAVPWGGLGIGTALGAELAKLDPGKLGAYTALLTAPLPMLYGLVALSVSGGKKSLQRRWPVAVIVGGVLTTSLYVFSFIPGIELAGLLASVIAMSVIVAWGQIEVYQRQGKVILYAITGSQSKKTSGINLNIEFTGRKVSSSELSLCRVMAPYIILTAFLLFSRLIVPIKVWLQSHCVLSIPIVNLHLPLLYNPGFSLLITVFATIKILGIGVLEFRIAAVRAWRQFIPGALAIACFLIASQIMQISRMTETIGIATVMLGDSYKWVAPWLAALGGWVTGSNTGSNALFSQLHLAVSTQSGLQLDWLMAAQNAASSHATMIAPTRTILAATAVGLHRGEAFLLRRMSPLVIAAVTVTMILSILATR, from the coding sequence TTGAAAATAATCCTGGCTCTCCTGCCCTTAGGAGTTTCTATTTTTACGTTAGTTGTGCTACAGCGAGATGGCAAACAGGCTGGAATAGCTACATTGATGACTACTATTGTTCTAACATTTATTTTTCCGCCCTTTCACTTACTTCCCAGACAATTACTAATTGCTTTAGGGCAGGGGTTATCTGCTTCTTTATTGATTTTCTATCTGTTGCTTCCTAGTTTGCTGCTTTACCATCTGTTGCAAGCTACAGGTGGTATGAATATTCTAGGGTGGGGTATTACTCGCTTAGTTCCTAATAGGGATCTACAGGTTTTACTGTTAGTAATGGGGTTAGCTCCTTTTGCAGAGTCAGTTAGTGGATTTGGAGTAGGTACTATCTTGGTGATTCCGATCTTTGTTGCACTTGAATTTGGCTTAGGTCACTCAGCTATACTAGGCATCTTGGGTCAAATGGCTGTACCTTGGGGTGGATTAGGGATAGGTACAGCTCTTGGAGCAGAGCTAGCTAAATTAGATCCAGGTAAATTGGGAGCTTACACAGCTCTATTAACAGCTCCTCTACCCATGCTTTATGGTCTAGTGGCACTATCAGTGAGTGGTGGTAAAAAGTCTTTACAGCGGCGGTGGCCAGTCGCTGTTATTGTGGGTGGTGTATTAACTACCAGTCTGTACGTGTTCAGTTTTATTCCAGGTATTGAACTTGCAGGGTTACTTGCCAGTGTCATAGCTATGTCTGTTATAGTAGCCTGGGGACAGATAGAAGTTTATCAGCGACAAGGAAAAGTTATATTATATGCTATTACTGGTAGTCAATCAAAAAAGACCTCTGGCATTAACTTAAATATTGAGTTTACTGGACGAAAAGTCAGCAGTTCTGAACTGTCTCTTTGTCGAGTAATGGCACCCTACATAATTCTGACAGCGTTTCTACTATTCTCCCGTCTGATCGTACCCATTAAGGTATGGCTTCAGAGCCACTGTGTCTTATCAATTCCTATCGTCAATCTACATTTGCCTCTACTATATAATCCTGGCTTCAGCTTACTGATTACAGTCTTTGCTACTATTAAAATACTAGGTATTGGGGTATTAGAATTCCGAATTGCGGCAGTGCGAGCTTGGCGACAGTTTATACCAGGAGCATTAGCTATTGCTTGTTTTCTTATAGCCTCTCAAATTATGCAAATCAGCAGAATGACAGAAACTATAGGTATCGCAACAGTAATGCTTGGTGATAGCTATAAGTGGGTAGCGCCTTGGCTAGCTGCTCTAGGCGGGTGGGTTACTGGTTCTAATACAGGTAGTAACGCTCTTTTCTCCCAATTACACTTAGCGGTAAGTACTCAGTCTGGACTCCAATTGGATTGGCTAATGGCTGCCCAGAATGCGGCTAGTAGTCATGCAACAATGATTGCACCTACTCGCACTATTCTCGCTGCCACTGCTGTAGGGCTTCACAGAGGTGAAGCATTCTTACTCAGGAGGATGAGTCCACTAGTTATAGCAGCAGTAACAGTAACTATGATACTCTCAATCTTAGCTACTAGATAA
- a CDS encoding transposase yields MENISQWVGIDVSKATLDVYIRPMGKALKVANTEVEISHLVEQLKSFDLNLIVLEATGGLETELIIQLQAALLPVALINPRLGRDFAKATGRLAKTDAIDAQILAHFGEAMKPQVLAIESETARQLGELISRRRQLVEMQTAEKNRRARARGKALADIEAHIEYLEERLKQLNQQIQELTQNNQQWIDKVNLLKTTPGIGQVISTTLVSDLPELGQLTAKQISRLVGVAPINHDSGQHKGKRMINGGRAHVRATLYMGAVVAMRHNPVIKAFYQRLVERGKSKKLALTACVHKMLVILNAMVRDNLPWCLTDNFKPIVNV; encoded by the coding sequence ATGGAAAATATTTCTCAATGGGTAGGCATTGATGTGAGTAAAGCAACTCTCGATGTTTATATCCGTCCAATGGGTAAAGCATTGAAAGTTGCTAATACAGAAGTAGAAATATCTCATCTAGTAGAACAACTCAAATCATTTGATTTAAATCTGATTGTGTTAGAAGCAACAGGAGGATTAGAAACAGAACTTATTATCCAATTGCAGGCAGCACTTTTACCAGTAGCATTAATTAATCCACGCCTTGGAAGAGATTTTGCGAAAGCCACAGGTCGGTTGGCAAAAACTGATGCTATTGATGCACAAATTTTGGCACACTTTGGGGAAGCAATGAAACCCCAGGTGTTAGCAATTGAATCTGAAACAGCGCGTCAACTGGGCGAATTAATTAGTCGCAGAAGACAGTTAGTCGAGATGCAGACTGCTGAGAAAAATCGTCGGGCGCGTGCCCGTGGTAAAGCATTAGCAGATATTGAGGCTCATATTGAATATCTTGAAGAGCGTCTCAAACAGCTCAATCAACAAATTCAGGAATTGACGCAAAATAATCAACAATGGATTGATAAAGTCAATTTACTCAAAACTACTCCTGGTATTGGTCAAGTTATTTCTACTACCCTCGTTTCTGACTTACCAGAACTCGGTCAATTAACTGCCAAACAAATCTCTCGTTTAGTTGGTGTTGCACCGATCAATCATGATAGTGGTCAACACAAAGGTAAGCGGATGATTAATGGTGGTCGTGCCCATGTTCGAGCGACTCTTTATATGGGTGCTGTGGTTGCTATGCGTCATAATCCCGTTATCAAAGCCTTTTATCAGCGCCTTGTCGAACGTGGTAAATCCAAAAAATTGGCCCTAACTGCTTGCGTTCATAAGATGTTAGTCATTTTAAATGCAATGGTTCGAGATAATTTGCCTTGGTGTCTAACTGACAACTTTAAACCAATTGTCAATGTTTAA
- a CDS encoding ATP-binding protein, with amino-acid sequence MDLNRNRSDDINLLTQFKEYAVLHPQLARVDMLLMRAIREPAGFAHVLVYGPSGVGKTTMIRQIARRLNAPHSEDLAKNSSSYRNGYVPQLPLLLIETRPPDSGVFNRTDYYRTALKLLNEPFYERRSIVDIDTSEAWEKKGRGRSSKASQFNDSPELRHALEEAMTKRGVRAVILDEAQHLMKIGTGSNAGKLLDQLDWIKSMTNVTGVLHILIGTYELLNFRNLSGQASRRGLDIHFPRYLYQNEQDRLDFQAALLALLKQVPLDINIPELMQHWLYFYEHSIGCLGVLKDWLIRTVAAALDDGNQALTLKQLHEHTLTLAQCERMAIEATEGEEKLSYMESRREHLWHLLQIGMGSTDVPTNAVPPETPLVGSEITSSQTESPPKTKRTRKKPNVPAPQEFTTTTANEIPVEPAPKKKQTRKKTTSTQTLEITDTPLSNSSADLQMITQETQQQTDKSREKKSGTRVGQRKPKRDTVGHESQSTT; translated from the coding sequence ATGGATTTAAACAGGAACAGGAGCGATGACATCAACTTACTTACTCAATTTAAGGAGTATGCAGTTTTACATCCACAGTTAGCACGGGTAGATATGCTGCTCATGCGTGCGATTCGAGAACCTGCTGGATTTGCTCATGTGTTGGTGTATGGGCCAAGTGGTGTGGGCAAGACGACGATGATACGGCAAATTGCCCGACGTTTAAATGCTCCTCACAGTGAGGATTTAGCAAAGAATTCCTCAAGCTACCGCAACGGTTATGTACCTCAATTACCTCTTTTACTGATAGAGACACGTCCACCTGACAGTGGGGTGTTTAATCGAACTGACTATTACCGGACTGCGCTGAAGCTTTTGAATGAGCCATTCTACGAGCGTCGTAGCATTGTAGACATTGATACATCGGAGGCATGGGAGAAAAAAGGGCGTGGACGTAGTAGCAAAGCTTCCCAGTTTAATGATTCTCCAGAACTGCGCCACGCATTAGAAGAAGCGATGACCAAACGTGGTGTACGTGCGGTTATCCTTGATGAAGCGCAACATTTAATGAAGATTGGGACTGGAAGTAATGCTGGCAAGCTTTTAGACCAGTTGGATTGGATTAAATCCATGACGAATGTTACGGGTGTTTTACACATCCTGATTGGTACTTACGAACTGTTAAATTTCCGCAATTTAAGTGGTCAAGCATCTCGGCGCGGTCTAGATATCCACTTTCCGCGCTATTTGTACCAAAATGAACAAGACCGTTTGGATTTTCAAGCCGCTTTATTGGCTCTTTTGAAGCAAGTACCTCTTGATATTAATATTCCCGAATTAATGCAGCATTGGCTTTACTTCTATGAACATTCTATTGGCTGTCTTGGAGTACTAAAAGACTGGCTCATCCGAACTGTGGCGGCGGCATTAGATGATGGAAATCAAGCTTTAACTTTAAAACAATTACACGAACATACCCTAACGCTAGCGCAGTGCGAACGTATGGCAATAGAAGCAACTGAGGGCGAAGAAAAACTTAGCTATATGGAGAGCCGTCGCGAACACTTATGGCATTTGCTACAAATAGGAATGGGTTCAACGGATGTACCGACTAATGCAGTCCCTCCTGAAACTCCGTTGGTCGGTAGTGAAATCACTTCATCGCAAACAGAGTCACCACCTAAAACAAAGCGGACTCGGAAAAAGCCAAACGTACCTGCACCACAAGAATTCACGACCACAACAGCAAACGAGATCCCTGTAGAGCCAGCCCCAAAAAAGAAGCAGACTCGCAAAAAAACTACATCTACTCAAACACTTGAAATTACTGATACACCACTTAGTAATTCCAGTGCTGACCTTCAGATGATAACCCAGGAGACGCAACAGCAAACAGATAAGAGCCGCGAGAAAAAGTCAGGCACACGGGTTGGGCAACGCAAACCCAAGCGAGACACTGTTGGGCATGAATCGCAGTCAACGACATAA
- the mobC gene encoding plasmid mobilization relaxosome protein MobC gives MQPDPRTNLSNQLADTLTNRSVAPDEKREVTITFRASYAEKARLEQRCSGVVQSDYIRARLFDYPLPHPKLVIPEVNRQAIYELKKIGNNLNQQTRAINEAVKIGSQPLTNEVKSYLKTLEELTTLLEHTRQSLTQPTVEGQRNDYQSQG, from the coding sequence ATGCAGCCAGACCCCCGTACCAATCTTAGTAATCAACTAGCTGACACATTAACCAATCGGTCAGTAGCACCAGATGAGAAACGAGAAGTAACCATCACGTTTAGGGCTAGCTATGCCGAGAAAGCTAGACTAGAACAACGGTGCAGTGGAGTGGTGCAAAGCGACTATATTAGAGCGAGATTATTTGACTACCCTTTACCACATCCTAAGTTAGTCATACCCGAAGTGAACCGACAGGCTATCTACGAGTTAAAGAAGATTGGTAATAACCTGAATCAGCAGACTAGGGCTATCAACGAAGCTGTGAAAATTGGTAGCCAACCGTTGACTAACGAGGTCAAATCATATCTGAAAACTCTTGAAGAACTGACAACACTTTTAGAGCATACTCGCCAATCACTCACTCAACCTACGGTAGAGGGACAGCGCAATGATTACCAAAGTCAAGGCTAA